A genome region from Macaca fascicularis isolate 582-1 chromosome 3, T2T-MFA8v1.1 includes the following:
- the LOC135970220 gene encoding uncharacterized protein, with protein MYRFRSQLFTGISAAATAHSYPRRFSPLLLAEDSPLSRPPHRRTSKKCSSIG; from the coding sequence ATGTATCGTTTCCGATCACAGCTCTTCACGGGGATTTCTGCTGCCGCCACCGCCCACTCTTACCCCCGCCGTTTCTCGCCTCTGTTGTTAGCCGAAGACTCGCCTCTCAGCCGCCCGCCGCACAGACGCACGAGTAAAAAGTGCAGCTCCATCGGCTGA